The nucleotide window CGATAGCTTCAAATAACTCGATATTTAAAGCATTCATCTTGTCGGGTCGGTTAAGGGTGACAATAGCGATATTGTCTTGGTAGCGAACATCGATCATGTCAGTATCTCCAACGCGAACAGGACAAATTGGCCAATCAAACACAAACTGGCCAGAAAATAGCAAGCGAAACGGTGCATGACTCGGTTATAGCTGCAATGAATCAAAGAATGTATGGCTCGGCAACCGACAAAACCCCATGCCAAGGCGATGAATATTGGTTTATCAAATTGCTGTTGCATTGCCAGTAGCATCAACACATAAAATAACACTGGCATTTCAAATAAGTTCGCCAAGTTATTAGCCGGTCGATTAACGGTCTCGGGAATAATCGCTTTTAGCTGCTCAGGGCTCACTAAGTCTTGCGCGTCTATGTTGTGTTTAAAGAGGTAAGAAAGTCGTTTGTAGTACATGTACAGCCAAACGATTATGGTCAGTAATAACAGTGCTAAAACAGGAAGAATAATGTTGCTTGTCATAGGGTTAACCCCTTTTATTAGGTTAACCCATTGTATGTTGGTAGGCTAAAAAGCGCAAATGCTAGCGTTTTTTAGGTTTGCTTTTGTGGTTACTTTTCGCTGCTGTTGTAGGGCGTTTTTTAGCGCTTTGAGGTTTGCTTTTCTCTAACAATATCTTGTCACCATCAATGCGAATTTTACCGTGCTTTAATAAGTTACCAACGGTGCTTTTGAAGGTCTTTTTACTGACATTAAACGCGTCTTTGATTTGCTCAGGAGAGCTTTTGTCATTGATGGTACAAACGCCATCGTGCTCTTGTAAATAGCTTAAAAAATGTGGCGCAAAATCATTGATTTTACCCATGCCGCTACGTGTTAGGGTTAGATTGACGCGGCCATCTTCACGTACTTGCTTAATATAACCTTGAGTTTTCAACCCTGATCTTAGTGGTTGGAAAATATCGGTGTGGAAAATCAGACCCCAATGCTTTTCATTGATGATTGCTTTAAAACCTAAATCGGTTTTATTGGCGATGATCAAATCGACCCGATCACCAATCTCATAGTTTGCTGGCCAGATATCCAAAAATCGATCGATTTTACTGGTTGCGGCGATACGATCACTGTATTGGTCTTTATAGACCTTAACTAAGTAATATTTACCGACTTCCATTTTATGGTGTTGCTGGTTAAATGGAACCAATAAATCTTTCGGTAAGCCCCAGTCGAGGAAAGCACCAATCTTATTAACCGCCAAGCACTTCAAACTGGCAAATTCATCCATTTGTGCTTTTGGCGTTTCGGTGGTGGCGATTAACCGATCGTTTGAATCAAAGTAAATGAATACCTCGATTGCATCACCTTCGGCTAATTGTTCAGGCATATAACGATTAGGTAATAAAACTTCACCTAGATCATTGGCGTCAAGATACGCGCCTTGTTCGGTTAGTTTTGCAACCGTTAATGTGTTTATTTTGCCAATATCAGCCATGCCGAATCCTGCTATTCAACTGAGGGAAAAAAGAGCGTGGTATTCTACATCATTTTAACTTTCAATGCCGTGTTGATTTTGTACTTTTAACTTGCACTGAATATATTCACCGTGTCGTAGATGCAATAAGTCGGCTATTCGACGAATGACATGTTCTTCAATAACATCAAGGTGACCATCACTGTACGCAACTTGCCACAGCAATTCGACGATTTTGATTCTATCACCGAGCTCAAATTGCTGATTTATTAATGACGTGTACTTGTATAAATCATGGGCATGCGCGGATTCATCTTCAGCCAGTGAAAGCACATCCATGACTTCGGTTTTTGATAAATCAAAATGCTGTTGCAAGGCATCGACGACAAGCTGTTTTTCTTGCTCTTCAATTTGTTGGTCAGCGCGCATAACTTCAAATAATAACACTGCCGTGGCAATTTCCAGTGAGATGGTGTTAGCAACAACAGTGTCTACTTGCAGGGTCTTAATAAATACTCGAATTCGATTGATCATAGCGTTTAGGATTTATAATTCTGATTTGCTAATAATAGCCGTAATTGGCAGATAATGCATTTTTCTGGTCAACGTCACAAGCTCGTGTTTACGCTTTGTTGCGCATCGTTACCTTAAGCTACAGATAGCTTGTATGACAGCGCTGTCAAAAACTGCTTATCGTCACTTTATCGTTGTGCTAGAGTGGGGTAATAAACTTTTTCTTACAATAATTAGTTGGTTATGACGACAGAAATAAAACAACCACAGGCTAAGCAACGATTGCTGTCAATTGATGCGCTGCGTGGCTTCGATATGTTTTGGATATTAGGTGCCGAAGGCTTGTTTGCTGCTCTATTTACCCTGACCGGTATTGGCTTTTTCAAACTGGCCGCGGCTGAAATGCTGCATAGTCAATGGCATGGCTTTACCTTTTATGATCTGATCTTTCCGCTGTTTATCTTTTTATCGGGCGTCAGTTTAGGTCTTGCGGCAAAGCCAATTGCAAGTCTTACCGCGCAACAGCGCAAGGGTAAATATCAGCATGCGCTAAAGCGGCTCGGATTGTTGTTTCTATTAGGCATTGTCTATAACCATGGCTGGGGTGGTGGCATCCCAATGGACAGTGAAGGTGTACGTTATGTCAGTGTCTTAGGTCGTATTGGCTTGGCGTGGTTCGTCGCTGCCATGTTGGTTTGGCATTGCAATTTAAAAACCCAACTTGCGGTTGCTGCACTGCTATTTTTTGCTTATTGGTTGTTATTAGCGGTGCCGACCATTGGCGATTATGGCGGTAATTACTCGGTTAACTATTCTCTCAATGCTTGGGTTGATCAAACGCTGCTACCGGGCATTCGCTACCAGAATCTAGCGGTCGACCCGGAAGGTTTATTGTCTAATTTAGGCTCTATATTAAATGCCATTGCCGGTGTGTTTGTTGGTCGTTTAATTGTTCAGTTTAAGCACCAACCCTATACACTGTTGAAATACTTGCTGCTTGCTGGCCTAGTGACTTTGCTGATTGGTTGGGGGTTAGACAATCTTGTCCCGGTGAATAAAACCTTATGGACGCCAAGTTTTGTTTTGGTTACCAGTGGTTGGAGCTTACTATTTCTGGCCTTGTTTTATTTCTTAATTGATATCTGTGACTACCAAAAAATGGCGAAACCATTTGCTATCATTGGCATGAATTCAATCATCATCTATTTGGCAACGGCGTTGGTCAATTGGCAGTATTTGGTGAACAGCTTATTTGGTGGCATTTTGGCTGCATTGCCTGAGGCATGGCAGGCATTGATATTTATTGTATTTCTATTGGCTGTGCAGTGGCTGTTGTTGGCTTGGATGTACCGCCACAAAATTTTCATAAAAGTGTAGTGCTAACAGCGTTTTTCGCTGATTAAGAACGACTACCGTTTTATACAAAACTAAAAAGCCCGCTATTGATGCGGGCTTTTTAATTGGAGGACGCTGAGCTTAAAAGCTACCGCGTATACCGACAGAAAAATTGCGGCCTGGCAGTGGGGCGATATCTTTTAAGAAAGAACCGTGCACTCGACCTTCTTCGTCCGTTAAGTTTTGACCTTTAAAGAAGATTACAAAATCGTCACCGATGTTATCTAAATAGACGTTTACATTGGCATCGACCATGGTATAGCTGTCGGTCGATGTTTCCATCTCTGCAACATCGTCTTGTTCAAAGTAGTGAGTTACACCGGTTGAAATTACGTAGCTGTCTTGCTCGTAGGCAAGTTCAGAGCCGATACGCATCGGTGGAATACGTGGTAGGTTTCCACCATCAGATAATTCGGCACGAATGTAATCGGCAATCACCGATAATTGTAACGGTTGAGATATTTGATATACAAACTCAGCTTCCACACCATACATATCAACATCAGCTTGACGGTAAGCGTAAATCGGTAAACCTTCTTCATCGCCGTGCTCGTCTTCTTCCATCATGTCGACTTCGTCTTCATGCTCGTGGCCGTCTTCGGCAAAAAAACCTGTGTTTTGTTGGTAATAGTAATCTTCAACTTGGTTGTAAAAGGCACTTAGTACGAAACCAAAGTCACCTTCGAATTTACGCCAGGTCAAATCTAAGTTATACGATGTTTCCAGGTCGACATTTTGTGAGCCGACCTCAACATCGACGTGATCGTCATGTTGTTCGACATCATAAATGGCGCCAACTTCAAAAGTGTTGGTACCGATATGTGGGCCATTAGAGAATAACTCCGCCGCAGATGGAGCACGTTGTGAATACGATACTGAAAAACCTAGGTTGTAACCTGGTTGGTAATCCCATACCGCCCCAACGGACAAGCTAACCGGGGTGAAATCTTGATCATCGATACTGGCGTGTTCTTCGCCTTCATGTTCATCGAATTCTTCCTCGTGTTCTTCGTGCTCTTCATCATGCGCGAAAAAGTCACCATCTGCAGATAACTCAACGTACTCAATACGCGCGCCAATTTGCCAAAGTACATCGCCAAAGTGTTTCTCTTCTAACCAACCAAACGCGACCGATGTTGTCTCTGATGGTGGGCTAAATGCTTCATCACCAATGGCTTCAAAATCACGGTCTTTGTAATGTAATGTCCATGCGCCTTTCCAGCCATTCACTTCGTGATGGTATAAATCGGTTCTTGCTTCAAACATTTCATTGTTAAATTGTGTACCTACTTCACCACCTTCAATTTCACGGTGTTCGTAGTCTGTATAGGCAAGCTTGGTGGCAACACGGTTTATAAAACTGTCATCGAATGTTAAGTCACTGAGCATTTGGTAGCGATCTTGCTCTAATTCACCACTGACCATTTCTTCGTGCTCTTCATGCTCATCGTGTTCATCAAGGCCTTCGAGCTCATCGTGCTCTTCATGCTCCTCACCATGTGCGTGACCTGGAATACCGTATTCACGATCTAAACGGCCATAGGATATACCGATGTAACCATTATCGAGTAAATAACTTGTGCCGATATTAAAGCCACTTGATTTGGCTGCGGTATTTTCGATAGTGCCTTTGGCTTCGCCTTCGTGCTCATCATGCTCTTCGTGTTCGTCATTACCTTCATCGTGACCTTCGTCGTGATCTTCATCATGGTCATCATGTAATTCGGCATAATCGGGAATATCAACGTCATTTGATTCGCGCCAAAAGCCATCTACATGCAAGGCAAAGCTGTCTGAGCCGGTGTTAATGGCGAGTGATGCCGCATCTTGGTCATTAACCGAATCGTGCGAGGCCATGTAATCAACTCGGTTGTCACTGTTGGTAGGTACACGATTATCGACAACGTTGACCACACCACCGATAGCACCGCTACCGTAAAATAAGGTTGATGGACCTCTTAACACTTCAATTTGTTGTGCGGTGCTCGCCTCTGCCGCGACAATGTGGTCCGGACCAACCCGTGATGCATCGGCAACATCTAGGCCGTTTTGCGTGATCAGCACACGAGGACCATCTTGGCCACGAATCACTGGGCTACTAGAGACACTGCCGTAAGAGGTTGAGTGAACGCCAACTTCACCTTTTAGGGTATCACCCAAAGTAGCTGCTTGTTTGCGGCGCAACTCGTCTGCAGCCAACACATTAACCGGCAATGCCGATTCTATGTTTGAGGTATGTAAAGGTGTCGCGTAAACGTCAACAACTTCAATTGATGAAGGAGATAATGTAACGTTTATTTCAGCGTTGTTGGCCGCGAGTACTTGTTTACTGATATGACCATAACCGGTGGCACTGATATGGATTTCATGATCTTTCGCATCAAGATCGGTAAATGAAAATCGACCTTGCTCATCCGTGTATATGGTTTGGCTTTTTAATTTTACTTTGGCGTTCTTCACTGCATTGCCATCTTTATCGACAACGATGCCGGTAATATCTTGCGCTGCGAGTGAAGCAGAGACAAGCATAGGTATCAGTGCTAGCCCCCAAGTTTTAGCGGTAGCCATAGTAAGTCCTCAAGTAAGTATTGTTATAATGTAACATAATGTCATGTATTGTTACTTTATAACACTTAGAATGCAAGTGATTTACGCTAGATTTTGTCGATTTCAGCGATGCAGCGGCATAAATGAGCGGTAAAGTCGAAAATAACTGTTAAAAACTGTAAAAATCGCCCTAAAAATAGCCATTAATCTGTGCTATGGTGTCGCGCATTTATTATCGTAATAGACGGTTGTGAATATGTTGTTACATTTTATGCGGCGCAAAATGGCTTTTGTTTTAAGTGATTGAATATAAAGATTGTTTTGTTTGTTTTTGCAGGCTGGTAGTAATTTTTTTGGCCCTGTGAAAGGCGTAAATTGGCACCTATATTCCAATTGTAATAACTCGTAACATATTGACACACCAAGATTGTAATCGCTTTGTTAATCTATTACGTAGAAAAGAATTTCCGGGGGGAAACTAAAGTGGCAAGTAAAAAGCAAATTTTCATACCTATTCTCGTATTAGTCGCAGGCATTGGCGGTTTTCAAGCACTAAGTGCAATGAAAAAGCCACCCGAAGAGAAAAAAGAAATCGATACAACTCCATTTGTATCGGTACAAACAGTTGACTTACAACCGTTAACGTTAGATGTCAGCTCGTATGGACTGGTTGAACCTAAGTATCAAACAGAATTAGTCGCGCAAATCTCAGGACAAATTGTTACCTTGTCTGATACGTTTGTGCGCGGTGGTTTTGTTAGTAAAGGTCAGCTTTTGGCTGAAATCGATCCAAACGATTATGAAGCGGCATTAATTGAAGCACATGCAAATCTAGCATCTGCAAAAGCCTCTCTTGAACAAGAAAAGGCACAAGGTAAAGTTGCTGAACGTGAATGGCAACGTATCCAAAATTCTACACCAACCGAGTTGAGCTTACGTAAGCCGCAATTAGCGCAAGAGATGGCGCGAGTTGATGCGGCTGAAGCGGCAGTAAAACGTGCAAAACGTAACCTGGAACGTACCAAAATTGTTGCCCCATATGATGCCATGGTTGACGCCCGTGACATTGGTTTGGGTTCATTTGTGAACGTGGGTAATAGAATTGGTCATCTATTGAGTACCGATATTGCCGAAGTTCGTTTACCGGTTGCTGATAACCAATTGCAGTTCCTACTCGACAGTGGTGTCAATGCTGAGGTGCTATTAAGCAGCAAGTTTTCGGGTCAAGAAAGTCAATGGAAAGCCAATATCTCTCGCTCTGAAGGGGTGATCGATAAAGTATCTCGCATGAACTACTTAGTTGCTGAAATCGAAGATCCGTATGGCCGTGAAACCGACAAGCCTATTATTCGTTTTGGTACGTATGTGAATGCTACTATTTCCGGTCTTGAGGTAAATAGTGCGGTACTTGTGCCACGCCATCTAATTGATAATCGTCAAGTAGCCGTTATTGGTGATGATGATAAATTACGTTACCGCAACGTTGAAATCTTACGTCAACAAGGTAACCGCGTCGTGGTCACCAATGGATTAGAGCAAGGTGACATGATCATTACCTCAGCACTAGACTTCCCAGTCGATGGCATGGCAGTTTCAGTACTAGGTGCTGACGCTGATATTCCTGCGACAGAAGAGGACGACACCGACACCCAAATCGCTCTCAAGGAAGGTGAGTAATGATTGATACCAACAAGGGCCTCATTGCCTGGTTTGCTCGAAATCCAGTAGCAGCAAACCTGTTGATGGCGGTGATCATCATCGGCGGTTTGTTGACTATGGGCACCATCCGCAAACAGTTTTTCCCGCAAGTGGAAATTAACTGGCTTGAATATCGCACTATCTATCCTGGTGCCGCGCCACAAGAAGTGGAAGAAGGCATTACCATCAAAGTCGAAGAGGCCCTAGAGTCTGTACAAGGCTTAGAGCGAGTAATTACTTACTCGGGTCGAAACGCTTCTTACGGTTGGTTTCGCGTTGATGAAGCTTACGACCCACAAGTCGTTCTTGAAGAAGTAAAATCGCAAATTGATTCAATATCCTCATTTCCTGCCGGCATGGAAAGGCCGACGGTGGAGCGCATTAAAATGCGACAGGAGGTTATGTATATCAGCCTCTACGGGGATATGGAACAAAAGCAACTGAAAGAATTCGGTCGCAAAATACATGATGAGATACAGCAGTTACCACTGATCAATATTTCTGAATATTACAGTGGCCTGAATTACGAGATTGCCATTGAAGTCAGCAAGGACAAGCTGCGTGAATACAAATTGTCATTTGTTGATGTCGCCAATGCGGTACGTAACTGGTCCCGTAATATGTCAGCGGGGCAAATCCGTGCAGAAAATGGCTATATAAATTTACGCGTTGAAAACCAAGCCTACATTGGTCACGAATTTGAAAACCTGCCACTGATCACCCGTGAAGACGGCAGTAAAATTATGCTTGGTGAGGTGGCAACCATAACCGATGAATTTGAAGAAGGTATTCAATATTCTAAGTTTAATGGTCAAAACTCGGTGACATTCTTCATTGGTGCTGCCAATGATCAGTCCATTACCGATGTTGCCAAAGTCCTCAAAGCCTATGTTGCCGATAAGCAAAACACCTTACCTGAAGGCATGCATTTAGAAACCTGGGTTGATTTAACCCAGTATCTAGAGCAGCGTTTGGATATGATGATGTCTAACCTGGTGACAGGTGCGGTGTTAGTTTTCTTAATGCTGGCGATATTCCTGCGTGTACGTTTAGCGTTTTGGGTAATGATGGGTCTACCGGTATGTTTCCTTGGTACATTATTACTGATGCCAATGAGCATGATTGATGTAACCATCAACATTACCTCGTTATTTGCCTTTATATTGGTGCTCGGTATCGTCGTTGATGATGCCATCGTTATGGGCGAGAGCGCTTATACCGAAATCGAAAATAAAGGGCACAGTGTTGATAACGTTATTCGTGGTGTAAAACGCGTCGCTATGCCGGCAACCTTCGGTGTTCTAACGACCATCGCTGCGTTTATGCCATTGGTTATCAGCGATGGACCAGCGTCAGCGTGGAACCACGCCATTGGTTTTGTGGTTATCTTGTGTCTGTTTTTCTCATTGGTAGAGTCAAAACTGATATTACCAGCGCATTTAGCGCGTATGAAAGTGACCGAGCCAAACCCAAAAAATCCGATGTCACGTTTTCGAGCGAAGATTGATTCGGGATTAAAGTACTTTGTTGAAAACAAATACCGCCCAACCCTACAAAAAGCAGTTAAATATCGTTACGGCGTGACCTGTTTGTTTATCGCCATGGTGATGATTTGTGTTGGCTTATTTGAAAGTGGTTTAGTGCGCTTTGTTGGCCAGCCTAAAATCCCACATGACTTTCCACGTATTAACTTGGAAATGAACTTGGATTCTTCGGAACAGGCAACATTAGATGCGGCTCGCGCCATCGAAAAATCGCTTTATGCGGTTGATGACAAAATTGAGCAAGAGCATGGTGTACGCATGATTTCTGATATGCAAGTTGACTTGCGTGAACGAACTCAAGCGCAAATTATGGTCAAGTTGATTGAGCCAGAATTGCGCCCAATGAATACCTTTGAATTAGCGGAAATGTGGCGCGCCAATATGCCATTGATCCCAGGGGTTAAACGCCTTGATACGCAGGATAATTTATTTGGTAACGATCGTGATGATGGGGATATCAGTTTCCGTCTAGAAGCCAATGATGACCAACAGTTATTGTTAGCGTCGCGCGACTTAAAAGAGAAATTAAACTCCTTGGTTGGTGTCAGTGATGTCACTGATTCGCGTATGAACAGTGCCCGCGAAGTCCAGTTTGAGCTTAAACCTTTGGCTTACAGCATGGGCTTAACCTTAGCGGATGTTGCCTCTCAAGTAGGTTACAGCTTTTATGGTTTGGAAGCACAGCGCATATTGCGAAACGGTGAAGAAATCAAAGTTATGGTGCGTTACCCATTGAAAGACCGTAGCTCAATTGGTCACGTTGATGATGTTATGGTGCAATTGCCAAATGGCGGTGAAGTGCCACTATCAGAAATTGCCGAGATAAAGGTCACCAATGGTGTGAATCAAATCCGTCGTGAAAACGGTAACCGCACCATTAATGTCTGGGCCAAAGTCGATGCGATGCAAGCCGAACCATTTAAAATTGCAGCGGATATTCGCGATAACTATATCCCGCAACTGTTGAAAAAGTATCCTTTGGTGAAGAGTCAATTATCGGGTCGAATCCAAGAAGAGATGCAAAGTGCGAACACGCAAATACGTGACTTTATTATCTCGATGATGATCATCTTTAGCTTGTTAGCGATTCCATTAAAGTCGTACTCACAGCCATTGATTATTATGTCGGTGATTCCATTTGGTATTATCGGTGCCGTTGGTGGACATATGATACTCGGCATGGACTTGTCGGTACTGTCATTGTTTGGTCTGATAGCGGCAGCGGGTGTTGTGGTCAATGACTCTTTGGTTATGATTGATTACATCAACAAAGCTCGTGATGCGGGTGTACGCGCCAAAGATGCGGTGGTTGATGCCGGTTGTTATCGCTTCCGTGCTATCTTGCTGACCTCGTTAACGACGTTTATCGGCTTAGCGCCAATAATGTTCTTTGAGACCAGCATGCAAGCTAAATTGGTTGTGCCAATGGCGGTATCACTTGGTTTTGGTGTGTTGTTCGCAACCGTCGTAACCTTGATGTTGATTCCATGTCTGTACGTGTTGTTTGAAGATATTAAAGCGGTATTTCGTCGCTGGTTTAATATCGCCTCTGGCGACCCGCAACAGCGCAGTGAATCAACGCCTGTGGCAGCAGAAAACCATAATTAAGTTACAACGGAAAAAAACAAGGGTCAAAAAACAAGGGGTCAGAACTTTAGTTCTGACCCCTTGTTTTTTGTTCTGACCCTACTTATTACTTGCGCTCGTAAACCTTAAAATTATACGGGTGGGCGTTGTTTTCATCCGCAGGCTGCGCATCTTCGCTAACGCACTGCCACTGGTTATCGGCATTATAGTCTGGGAAGAAGGTATCGCCGTCTGTGGTAAGATCGATTTCGGTAATATACAGTCGGTCTGCCGCCGGTAAGCAATGTTGGTAAATACTGCCGCCACCAATCACCATGATCTCTTCTACATCGGTCACTAACGCCAATGCGGCATCGACACTATCGACAGTTTCAATGCCATCAGCTTGGTAATTGGCATCTCGAGTAATGACAATATTACGGCGACCCGGCAGCGGAAAACCGATTGATTCAAACGTTTTGCGGCCCATGATCACTGGCTTTTTCAAGGTGGTTTTTTTGAAGTATTTTAGATCTGCTGGCATATGCCAAGGCATATCATTGTCTTTACCGATAACACGATTGTTGGCGTGAGCAACAATCATCGAAAGAATAGTCATGTGAGTCTCTTTATCTCTTCGCTCTATATCGTATGAGCACGGGTTTATCTGCATAGCCGTACGTGCCTTGCTAGCTGGCGATGATAGCAGCCAAAGGCATCGCACTATTGCGCACTGAATTAGGCAATTCTAAAGGGCTTTTAAGGCTTTGGCTAGCATCATCGTTGACCTATATAAGAGAAAGTAAGAGAAAATTGCAAGATTTTCGCAACCGTGCTGACAGCGTTGAAAAATAGTCAGATACAAAAACGCCAGAGACGTTGCTCTGGCGTTTTATTTTATTAGCTTACAGATTGCAGCTTATTTGCGATATTCGACTTCTACGTCGTAATCGTCGTCATCCCAATCTTCATCATCTAGGTCATCATCATAGTCGTAGTTCTCGACTGTCTCTTTATGATAATCATCCCATTTAAACTCAACAGATTCAGATTCTTGTTCTTCAACAACATCTTCTTCTGGTAATGTCTCGATAAAGTTCATAATGTCTTGGGTTAGCTGTTGCGTACCTTCGCGATTAAACGCCGAAATCGTACGAACTTCACCTTGCCAATCAAGAGCTTCAACAACACGTTGAATAACTTCTTGCGCTTCGTCTTCAAGCAACAAATCCAATTTGTTGAAGATCAACCAGCGTGGTTTATTCGCTAATTTATCTGAATATTGCTCAAGCTCTTTAACGATAGTGGCGGCATTTTCCGCAGGATCGCTCTCGTCTGCTGGCAATACATCAACCAAGTGCAATAAAATACGACAACGTTCAAGGTGTTTTAAAAAGCGAATACCAAGTCCGGTACCTTCAGATGCACCTTCGATTAGACCCGGTATATCAGCAATAACAAAACTGCGTTGTTGGTTTAAGCGCACAACACCTAGGTTTGGTACTAACGTCGTAAATGGATAGTCAGCAACTTTTGGTTTGGCCGCTGATACACTGCGAATCAGTGTCGACTTACCGGCATTCGGTAAACCAAGTAGACCGACATCAGCAAGCAACATCAGCTCTAGTTGCAAGTTACGGATCTCACCAGGAGTACCTAATGTTTTTTGACGTGGTGCTCGGTTGGTACTGCTTTTAAAGCGAGTATTACCTAGACCATGCCAGCCGCCTTTAGCAACCATTAACTTTTGCTTGTGCTTGGTTAAGTCGCCAATTTGCTCACCTGTATCGCAGTCAAGAACGCGAGTACCAACTGGTACTTTCAAAGTACAGTCTTTTCCGCGTCGACCGGTCATATTACGACCTTTACCGTTTTCACCGCGCTGGGCATTGTGAAAACGCTCAAAGCGATAATCTATTAAGGTGTTTAGGTTTTCATCGGCTTCGAGGTAGACATCGCCACCATCACCACCGTCGCCACCATCTGGACCACCGTATTCGATATACTTCTCGCGGCGAAAGCTGACGCAACCACTACCACCGTCACCGGCGTCTACGCGAATTTCTACTTCATCAACAAATTTCATTAGCTTTAATCAAGCTCCAATCTGGGGAACAATGTTTTGGCAATAAGAACCTAATTATAAACGCAATCCCGCTTAAGTCATAAAACTTCAGCGTAGATATTTTATCAGCACAGTATTTCACTGGCTGCTAGGCCCTTACTCTTATGCAAAAAAAAACCTCGCTTGAAGCGAGGCTTTTCAATCTGTGTCGTTAATCGCTATTATTCAGCGACGATAGATACAAACTTACGGTTTTGAGGACCTTTTACTTCAAACTGAACTTTACCGTCAGTTAGAGCAAATAGAGTGTGGTCT belongs to Thalassotalea sp. HSM 43 and includes:
- a CDS encoding S1 RNA-binding domain-containing protein, whose amino-acid sequence is MADIGKINTLTVAKLTEQGAYLDANDLGEVLLPNRYMPEQLAEGDAIEVFIYFDSNDRLIATTETPKAQMDEFASLKCLAVNKIGAFLDWGLPKDLLVPFNQQHHKMEVGKYYLVKVYKDQYSDRIAATSKIDRFLDIWPANYEIGDRVDLIIANKTDLGFKAIINEKHWGLIFHTDIFQPLRSGLKTQGYIKQVREDGRVNLTLTRSGMGKINDFAPHFLSYLQEHDGVCTINDKSSPEQIKDAFNVSKKTFKSTVGNLLKHGKIRIDGDKILLEKSKPQSAKKRPTTAAKSNHKSKPKKR
- a CDS encoding MAPEG family protein, whose product is MTSNIILPVLALLLLTIIVWLYMYYKRLSYLFKHNIDAQDLVSPEQLKAIIPETVNRPANNLANLFEMPVLFYVLMLLAMQQQFDKPIFIALAWGFVGCRAIHSLIHCSYNRVMHRFACYFLASLCLIGQFVLFALEILT
- a CDS encoding efflux RND transporter periplasmic adaptor subunit — translated: MASKKQIFIPILVLVAGIGGFQALSAMKKPPEEKKEIDTTPFVSVQTVDLQPLTLDVSSYGLVEPKYQTELVAQISGQIVTLSDTFVRGGFVSKGQLLAEIDPNDYEAALIEAHANLASAKASLEQEKAQGKVAEREWQRIQNSTPTELSLRKPQLAQEMARVDAAEAAVKRAKRNLERTKIVAPYDAMVDARDIGLGSFVNVGNRIGHLLSTDIAEVRLPVADNQLQFLLDSGVNAEVLLSSKFSGQESQWKANISRSEGVIDKVSRMNYLVAEIEDPYGRETDKPIIRFGTYVNATISGLEVNSAVLVPRHLIDNRQVAVIGDDDKLRYRNVEILRQQGNRVVVTNGLEQGDMIITSALDFPVDGMAVSVLGADADIPATEEDDTDTQIALKEGE
- the nagX gene encoding transmembrane glucosamine N-acetyltransferase NagX; amino-acid sequence: MTTEIKQPQAKQRLLSIDALRGFDMFWILGAEGLFAALFTLTGIGFFKLAAAEMLHSQWHGFTFYDLIFPLFIFLSGVSLGLAAKPIASLTAQQRKGKYQHALKRLGLLFLLGIVYNHGWGGGIPMDSEGVRYVSVLGRIGLAWFVAAMLVWHCNLKTQLAVAALLFFAYWLLLAVPTIGDYGGNYSVNYSLNAWVDQTLLPGIRYQNLAVDPEGLLSNLGSILNAIAGVFVGRLIVQFKHQPYTLLKYLLLAGLVTLLIGWGLDNLVPVNKTLWTPSFVLVTSGWSLLFLALFYFLIDICDYQKMAKPFAIIGMNSIIIYLATALVNWQYLVNSLFGGILAALPEAWQALIFIVFLLAVQWLLLAWMYRHKIFIKV
- a CDS encoding TonB-dependent receptor, with the protein product MATAKTWGLALIPMLVSASLAAQDITGIVVDKDGNAVKNAKVKLKSQTIYTDEQGRFSFTDLDAKDHEIHISATGYGHISKQVLAANNAEINVTLSPSSIEVVDVYATPLHTSNIESALPVNVLAADELRRKQAATLGDTLKGEVGVHSTSYGSVSSSPVIRGQDGPRVLITQNGLDVADASRVGPDHIVAAEASTAQQIEVLRGPSTLFYGSGAIGGVVNVVDNRVPTNSDNRVDYMASHDSVNDQDAASLAINTGSDSFALHVDGFWRESNDVDIPDYAELHDDHDEDHDEGHDEGNDEHEEHDEHEGEAKGTIENTAAKSSGFNIGTSYLLDNGYIGISYGRLDREYGIPGHAHGEEHEEHDELEGLDEHDEHEEHEEMVSGELEQDRYQMLSDLTFDDSFINRVATKLAYTDYEHREIEGGEVGTQFNNEMFEARTDLYHHEVNGWKGAWTLHYKDRDFEAIGDEAFSPPSETTSVAFGWLEEKHFGDVLWQIGARIEYVELSADGDFFAHDEEHEEHEEEFDEHEGEEHASIDDQDFTPVSLSVGAVWDYQPGYNLGFSVSYSQRAPSAAELFSNGPHIGTNTFEVGAIYDVEQHDDHVDVEVGSQNVDLETSYNLDLTWRKFEGDFGFVLSAFYNQVEDYYYQQNTGFFAEDGHEHEDEVDMMEEDEHGDEEGLPIYAYRQADVDMYGVEAEFVYQISQPLQLSVIADYIRAELSDGGNLPRIPPMRIGSELAYEQDSYVISTGVTHYFEQDDVAEMETSTDSYTMVDANVNVYLDNIGDDFVIFFKGQNLTDEEGRVHGSFLKDIAPLPGRNFSVGIRGSF
- a CDS encoding TerB family tellurite resistance protein encodes the protein MINRIRVFIKTLQVDTVVANTISLEIATAVLLFEVMRADQQIEEQEKQLVVDALQQHFDLSKTEVMDVLSLAEDESAHAHDLYKYTSLINQQFELGDRIKIVELLWQVAYSDGHLDVIEEHVIRRIADLLHLRHGEYIQCKLKVQNQHGIES